A region of Plantactinospora sp. BC1 DNA encodes the following proteins:
- a CDS encoding VOC family protein: protein MKTLHTAYRVSDLAASLAFYTALGYVPVGRVDVGDGASLTVLKFPDEDFVTLELVHRPADGPVDVGTGFSHLVVQVDDIAGTVDALIRAGLWPGPVERPAGARGPQTSWLTDPDGYRIELVQWPPGHADGITAADFG, encoded by the coding sequence GTGAAGACCCTCCACACGGCGTACCGCGTCTCGGACCTCGCCGCGTCGCTCGCCTTCTACACCGCGCTCGGGTACGTCCCGGTCGGCCGCGTCGACGTCGGGGACGGCGCCAGCCTGACCGTCCTCAAGTTTCCGGACGAGGATTTCGTGACGCTGGAGCTGGTGCACCGGCCGGCCGACGGACCGGTGGACGTGGGCACCGGCTTCAGCCACCTCGTCGTCCAGGTCGACGACATCGCCGGCACGGTCGACGCGCTGATCAGGGCTGGTCTCTGGCCGGGCCCGGTGGAACGACCCGCCGGTGCCCGCGGCCCGCAGACCTCGTGGCTCACCGACCCGGACGGCTACCGGATCGAGTTGGTGCAGTGGCCACCGGGGCACGCCGACGGGATCACCGCCGCCGACTTCGGATAG
- a CDS encoding alpha/beta hydrolase, which yields MAQSVRMTSVVLEPAAQEVVRATANPPYPFQLGPEQGRAKLVEMQSGSIPRPEVDIEDIMVPGGPTGQVPVRIVKPRGAGRLGSPGGGLGDRLRAAAEEMMRPRGVGGMLPAVLYIHGAGWVFGDSLTHDRLIRELAVRSNSAIVFPEYSRAPEARYPIAIEECYAVAQWLASQGDDYGLDPTRIAIAGDSVGGNLATVVTMLTSRRDGPRFARQVLLYPVTDADFDTASYQEFGSGYYLSREQMMWFWDQYLPDRAERSDPMASPLRAGPEQLRGMPPTLITTNEADVLRDEAEAYAAKLRRAGVPVTQVRYQGIIHDMAMLDSLATTQAAQAVTAQAAATLAQALHHE from the coding sequence ATGGCGCAGTCCGTGCGCATGACCTCGGTGGTGCTGGAACCGGCCGCGCAGGAGGTGGTCCGGGCGACGGCCAACCCGCCGTATCCGTTCCAGCTCGGCCCGGAGCAGGGGCGGGCGAAGCTCGTCGAGATGCAGTCGGGCAGCATCCCCCGCCCGGAGGTCGACATCGAGGACATCATGGTGCCCGGCGGCCCCACCGGGCAGGTACCGGTGCGGATCGTCAAGCCGCGGGGCGCCGGCCGGCTCGGCAGCCCGGGTGGAGGGCTCGGCGACCGCCTCCGCGCCGCCGCCGAGGAGATGATGCGGCCGCGCGGGGTCGGCGGCATGCTGCCGGCGGTGCTCTACATCCACGGCGCGGGCTGGGTCTTCGGCGACTCCCTAACCCACGACCGGCTGATCCGCGAACTCGCGGTGCGGTCCAACTCGGCGATCGTCTTCCCGGAGTACAGCCGGGCGCCGGAGGCGCGGTATCCGATCGCGATCGAGGAGTGTTACGCGGTGGCGCAGTGGTTGGCCAGCCAGGGCGACGACTACGGCCTGGACCCGACCCGGATCGCCATCGCCGGCGACTCGGTGGGCGGCAACCTGGCGACGGTGGTGACGATGCTGACCAGCCGGCGCGACGGGCCGCGCTTCGCCCGGCAGGTACTGCTCTATCCGGTCACCGACGCCGACTTCGACACCGCGTCCTATCAGGAGTTCGGCAGCGGTTACTACCTGTCCCGGGAGCAGATGATGTGGTTCTGGGACCAGTACCTGCCGGACCGGGCCGAGCGGTCCGACCCGATGGCGTCACCGCTGCGGGCCGGCCCGGAGCAGCTCCGGGGCATGCCGCCCACCCTGATCACCACCAACGAGGCGGACGTGCTGCGCGACGAGGCCGAGGCGTACGCGGCAAAGCTGCGTCGGGCCGGCGTACCGGTGACCCAGGTGCGCTACCAGGGCATCATCCACGACATGGCGATGCTGGACTCGCTGGCCACCACCCAGGCCGCGCAGGCGGTCACCGCCCAGGCCGCGGCGACGCTGGCCCAGGCCCTGCACCACGAGTAG
- the ssd gene encoding septum site-determining protein Ssd → MPPRTPVRPGPRLPLVVTSDNELLDELLRLAAAGGGEVEVAAEPASARSRWAAAPLVLIGTDQAQACLRARLPRRPRVILVGRSGEEDGGWEVAGLLGAEHVAVLPAAEPWLVDRFGECVTGRGGAVGGPARIVAVIGGRGGAGASVLAGGLAITAARCGLRTLLVDADPLGGGLDLVLGWEQLEGLRWPALTEADGRVDAPALVRALPSRGDLVMLSWDRGDLLALPVEAMAATMDAGRRGRDLVVVDLPRQLDDAAVIALQAADQAFVLVPAELRATAAAARVVAVAGLHCANLSVIVRGPAPGRLKAREVARALDLPLVGTLRPEPGLCRNLERGEAPAAAGRGPLAALCQRIITDLTGAAGVPVEAR, encoded by the coding sequence ATGCCACCGCGTACCCCGGTCCGCCCCGGACCGCGCCTGCCCCTGGTCGTGACCTCGGACAACGAGCTACTTGACGAGCTGCTCCGGCTTGCGGCGGCGGGTGGCGGCGAGGTGGAGGTGGCCGCCGAACCGGCGTCGGCCCGGTCCCGATGGGCCGCCGCGCCGCTGGTGCTGATCGGCACCGACCAGGCGCAGGCCTGCCTGCGGGCGAGGCTGCCCAGGCGACCGCGCGTGATCCTGGTCGGCCGCTCGGGGGAGGAGGACGGCGGCTGGGAGGTCGCCGGACTGCTCGGTGCCGAACACGTCGCCGTACTGCCGGCGGCCGAGCCCTGGCTCGTCGACCGGTTCGGCGAGTGCGTCACCGGTCGGGGCGGTGCGGTGGGTGGCCCGGCCCGGATCGTCGCGGTGATCGGCGGGCGCGGCGGGGCCGGCGCGAGCGTACTGGCCGGCGGGCTCGCCATCACGGCGGCCCGGTGCGGCCTGCGTACGCTGCTGGTCGACGCCGACCCGCTCGGTGGCGGCCTCGACCTGGTCCTCGGCTGGGAACAGTTGGAGGGGCTGCGCTGGCCCGCGCTCACCGAGGCGGACGGCCGGGTCGACGCGCCCGCGCTGGTCCGGGCGCTGCCCAGCCGGGGTGACCTGGTGATGCTCTCCTGGGATCGCGGCGATCTGCTGGCGCTGCCGGTCGAGGCGATGGCGGCCACCATGGACGCCGGCCGGCGCGGCCGGGACCTCGTCGTCGTCGACCTGCCCCGGCAGCTCGACGACGCGGCGGTGATCGCACTCCAGGCGGCCGACCAGGCGTTCGTGCTGGTCCCCGCCGAGTTGCGGGCGACCGCTGCGGCGGCCCGGGTGGTCGCGGTCGCGGGGCTGCACTGCGCCAACCTCTCGGTCATCGTGCGCGGTCCCGCCCCGGGCCGGCTCAAGGCCCGCGAGGTGGCCCGGGCGCTCGACCTCCCGCTGGTCGGCACGCTGCGGCCCGAGCCGGGACTCTGCCGAAATCTGGAACGCGGCGAGGCCCCGGCGGCGGCCGGACGCGGTCCGCTCGCGGCGCTCTGCCAGCGCATCATCACCGACCTCACCGGTGCGGCCGGCGTTCCGGTGGAGGCGCGATGA
- a CDS encoding TadA family conjugal transfer-associated ATPase, whose translation MRHDLAARVRRRFAAEGTTVTPAAVVAAVRAEPGAAVLGDTTVLRMATRVHHDLVGAGPLTPLLADDQVTDVLVNGTRVWVDRGSGLSPVSVPLGGPDEVRRLAQRLAAACGRRLDEGSPYVDARLPDGTRLHAVLPPVATSGPYLSLRTFRQRPFTLDDLVRHGTLPAAAATLLAAVVAARLAYLVVGGTGSGKTTLLNTLLGLVPPTERIVLVEDAAELRPVHPHVVGLQARTSNVEGAGSVGLSDLVRQALRMRPDRLVVGECRGAEVVDLLSALNTGHDGGAGTLHANAPADVPARLEALGLLGGLPRPALHAQVAAALQVLLQVRRASTGRVLEAVCLMLPAGPERLVTVVPAWRRDRGLGPAAPALATLLAERGVPVPPLLEAVGAGRTGCSGVAAGTASRSWPQPSARREITRGAP comes from the coding sequence GTGAGGCACGACCTTGCCGCCCGGGTCCGGCGCCGGTTCGCCGCCGAGGGGACGACGGTGACCCCGGCCGCCGTCGTCGCGGCGGTACGTGCCGAGCCCGGCGCGGCCGTCCTCGGCGACACCACCGTGTTACGGATGGCCACCCGGGTGCACCACGACCTGGTCGGCGCCGGCCCGCTGACTCCGCTGCTCGCCGACGACCAGGTCACCGACGTGCTGGTCAACGGGACCAGGGTCTGGGTCGACCGGGGCAGCGGGCTCTCCCCGGTGTCGGTTCCGCTCGGCGGTCCCGACGAAGTACGCCGGCTCGCCCAACGGCTCGCCGCCGCCTGCGGTCGACGGCTGGACGAGGGCAGCCCGTACGTCGACGCCCGGCTGCCGGACGGTACCCGCCTGCACGCCGTACTGCCGCCGGTGGCGACCAGCGGGCCCTACCTGTCGTTGCGTACCTTCCGCCAACGTCCGTTCACCCTCGACGACCTGGTACGCCACGGCACCCTGCCCGCTGCCGCCGCCACGCTGCTCGCGGCGGTGGTCGCCGCCCGGCTCGCCTACCTGGTGGTCGGCGGAACGGGGTCGGGCAAGACGACGCTGCTGAACACGCTGCTCGGGCTGGTGCCACCGACCGAACGGATCGTACTGGTCGAGGATGCCGCCGAGCTGCGGCCGGTGCATCCGCACGTGGTCGGCCTCCAGGCCCGGACCTCGAATGTGGAGGGTGCCGGCTCGGTCGGGCTGAGCGACCTGGTGCGACAGGCCCTGCGGATGCGTCCCGACCGGCTGGTAGTGGGCGAGTGTCGGGGCGCCGAGGTGGTGGACCTGCTCTCCGCCCTCAACACCGGGCACGACGGCGGGGCGGGCACCCTGCACGCCAATGCCCCGGCGGACGTACCGGCCCGGCTGGAGGCACTGGGACTGCTCGGCGGCCTGCCCCGACCGGCCCTGCACGCCCAGGTGGCCGCCGCGCTCCAGGTGTTGCTCCAGGTTCGTCGGGCGTCGACGGGCCGGGTGTTGGAGGCGGTCTGCCTGATGCTGCCGGCGGGTCCGGAGCGGCTGGTCACCGTCGTCCCCGCCTGGCGTCGGGACCGGGGTCTCGGGCCGGCCGCGCCGGCCCTGGCGACGCTGCTCGCCGAGCGGGGAGTGCCGGTGCCACCCCTACTGGAGGCCGTCGGCGCAGGTCGGACCGGTTGCTCCGGTGTCGCCGCCGGCACCGCGTCCCGGTCGTGGCCGCAGCCCTCCGCCCGCCGGGAGATCACTCGGGGTGCGCCGTGA
- a CDS encoding type II secretion system F family protein encodes MTSWWLAGACLAGAALLVGWPASRARVRRRAVVGRRHGVRIGPWRQPGGDGPAGTDSAGRQDSWSTALDRLLASVPPWRAVVVGVVLGGVGGMLAGGPVAALAVAAYTAMAVRGLLRRRAGRWAERTHRGQLDALCGLAADLRAGLPPSTVMLAADGSDRLAGLARSAVRLAEQTGAPLADLLERIEADARAMDRGLAAAEAQAAGARATAWLLAALPAGGIALGYGIGVDPLAILLHTPIGAACAAGAVTLQLAGLFWAGRLSGAGRTDGTGREAGRFPSVATSGR; translated from the coding sequence GTGACGAGCTGGTGGCTGGCGGGTGCCTGCCTGGCCGGTGCGGCGCTCCTGGTCGGTTGGCCGGCCAGCCGCGCCCGGGTCCGGCGTCGGGCGGTGGTCGGCAGGCGTCACGGCGTGCGCATCGGGCCGTGGCGCCAGCCGGGAGGAGACGGGCCGGCAGGGACCGACTCGGCAGGGCGGCAGGACTCCTGGTCGACCGCGTTGGATCGGTTGCTCGCCTCCGTGCCGCCCTGGCGGGCCGTGGTCGTCGGTGTCGTGCTGGGCGGCGTCGGCGGAATGCTCGCCGGTGGCCCGGTCGCGGCGCTCGCCGTGGCCGCCTACACCGCGATGGCGGTACGCGGCCTGCTGCGCCGCCGGGCCGGCCGGTGGGCTGAACGGACGCATCGCGGCCAACTCGACGCACTCTGCGGCCTCGCCGCCGACCTGCGAGCCGGGCTGCCGCCGTCGACCGTGATGCTGGCGGCCGACGGATCTGACCGACTCGCCGGTCTCGCCCGGTCGGCGGTACGTCTCGCCGAGCAGACCGGCGCACCCCTGGCCGACCTGTTGGAGCGGATCGAGGCCGACGCCCGGGCGATGGACCGAGGGCTCGCCGCCGCCGAGGCACAGGCTGCCGGTGCACGTGCCACCGCCTGGCTGTTGGCGGCGTTGCCGGCCGGCGGTATCGCCCTGGGCTATGGCATCGGCGTCGACCCGTTGGCGATTCTGTTGCACACCCCGATCGGTGCCGCCTGTGCGGCCGGCGCCGTCACCCTGCAACTCGCCGGCCTGTTCTGGGCGGGCCGGCTCAGCGGTGCCGGCCGTACGGACGGAACGGGCCGTGAGGCCGGCCGGTTCCCGTCGGTCGCGACCTCGGGGCGCTGA
- a CDS encoding type II secretion system F family protein — translation MDLVRLAAGLAGLAAGVLLGGWLGVLLGVVTAVGLDRLLRRLEPAAVRRRRLRESADLPLAADLLAAALRAGAPVDGAVCAVAEALAGPLGERLTEVGRTLRLGGTPEEAWARLGPVPGAERLTSAAVRSSASGAALAGALTRLADDLRADRVTGAEAAARRAGVLIVLPLGLCFLPAFILAGLVPVIVAVLGDVL, via the coding sequence ATCGACCTCGTCCGGCTGGCCGCCGGGTTGGCCGGACTGGCGGCCGGAGTCCTGCTCGGCGGCTGGCTCGGCGTACTGCTCGGGGTGGTCACGGCGGTCGGCCTCGACCGGTTGCTCCGTCGGCTCGAACCAGCGGCCGTGCGGCGACGTCGGCTACGTGAGTCAGCCGACCTGCCGCTCGCGGCCGACCTGCTCGCGGCGGCACTACGGGCCGGCGCACCGGTCGACGGGGCCGTCTGTGCGGTCGCGGAGGCGCTCGCCGGCCCGCTCGGCGAGCGGCTCACCGAGGTCGGCCGGACCCTCCGACTCGGCGGTACGCCGGAGGAGGCCTGGGCGCGCCTCGGGCCGGTGCCGGGCGCGGAGCGGCTGACGTCGGCGGCGGTCCGCTCCTCGGCGAGCGGGGCGGCGCTGGCTGGGGCGTTGACCCGGCTCGCCGACGACCTGCGGGCCGACCGGGTGACCGGGGCCGAGGCGGCGGCCCGCCGGGCCGGGGTGCTGATCGTGTTGCCGCTCGGCCTGTGTTTTCTGCCCGCCTTCATTCTCGCCGGCCTGGTGCCGGTGATCGTCGCCGTGCTCGGCGACGTCCTGTGA
- a CDS encoding DUF4244 domain-containing protein produces MLRKLIARLRGDAGMNTAEYAVGTLAAVAFAGILLKVLTSGRVQAALASVIDRALS; encoded by the coding sequence ATGCTCCGCAAGTTGATCGCCCGGCTCCGTGGCGACGCCGGGATGAACACCGCCGAGTACGCCGTCGGCACCCTCGCCGCCGTCGCCTTCGCCGGGATCCTGCTGAAGGTACTCACCTCCGGCCGGGTGCAGGCCGCACTGGCGAGCGTGATCGACCGGGCCCTGTCGTGA
- a CDS encoding TadE family type IV pilus minor pilin — protein sequence MSWRRSVDHDRGSFTAELAAGLPALLLLLLAGLTAVNAVTTKAQCVDAAREAALAASRGAPGVPAGARAAPQGATVSVSVNGDRTVATVRAPVRALGARLPRLTVSAIAVAAVEPGAPEPLS from the coding sequence GTGAGCTGGCGCCGGTCGGTCGACCACGACCGGGGCTCGTTCACCGCCGAGTTGGCGGCCGGCCTGCCGGCGCTGTTGTTGCTGCTGCTCGCCGGGCTCACCGCCGTGAACGCGGTGACCACAAAGGCACAGTGTGTGGATGCGGCGCGGGAGGCGGCCCTGGCCGCCTCCCGCGGTGCCCCGGGCGTACCCGCCGGTGCGCGGGCGGCACCGCAGGGCGCGACGGTGTCGGTCTCGGTGAACGGTGACCGGACGGTCGCCACGGTACGGGCACCGGTACGCGCACTCGGTGCGAGGTTGCCCCGGTTGACGGTGAGCGCGATCGCGGTGGCGGCGGTCGAACCGGGCGCACCGGAGCCGCTCTCATGA
- a CDS encoding Rv3654c family TadE-like protein has translation MTTADRSAPRARHGLDWNWSGRGRRRSTVQRPPDRGSRPLSRCGGFDARRPASRGCQPVSRCGGSDRGSATLWLLAVGLVLVVFSLGAAAIGAARVARHQARVAADLGALAGATQVLAGPDQACARATAIAAANSARLTGCTLDGLDLLVTAEVTVEPLPGMTRVASATARAGPVRGEQTGPADT, from the coding sequence ATGACGACGGCGGACCGCAGCGCACCCCGGGCTCGTCACGGCCTCGACTGGAACTGGTCCGGCCGGGGACGGCGCCGATCAACTGTTCAGCGTCCACCCGACCGAGGCAGCCGACCACTCTCGCGGTGCGGCGGATTCGATGCTCGGCGTCCTGCCAGCCGAGGATGCCAGCCGGTCTCGCGATGCGGTGGGTCCGATCGGGGCAGTGCCACCCTCTGGCTGCTCGCCGTGGGACTGGTGCTGGTGGTGTTCAGCCTCGGTGCGGCGGCGATCGGCGCCGCCCGGGTGGCCCGGCACCAGGCCCGGGTCGCGGCCGACCTCGGTGCGCTCGCCGGGGCCACCCAGGTGCTGGCGGGTCCGGATCAGGCATGTGCCCGGGCCACGGCCATCGCCGCCGCGAACAGCGCCCGGCTCACCGGCTGCACGCTGGACGGCCTCGATCTCCTGGTCACTGCCGAGGTGACGGTCGAACCGCTGCCAGGGATGACCAGGGTCGCCAGCGCGACAGCCCGAGCCGGGCCGGTCCGGGGCGAGCAGACCGGCCCGGCTGACACCTAG
- a CDS encoding DEAD/DEAH box helicase — translation MLDLLRARTPGGAGGTPVTHVERVPARPGTAVDWPEWVPAELRAALAGQGVVAPWRHQAEAAGHAYAGRHVVVATGTASGKSLAYQLPALATLLTDPRATVLYLAPTKALAADQLRAVAALGLDGVRPACYDGDTPRTERDWIRQHSRFVLTNPDMLHHGILPGHAKWSGFLRRLAFVVVDECHTYRGVFGSHVAHVLRRLRRQAARYPGTRRPVPGQRGATGGPGPAPDGPVFVLASATSGDPAAAAERLTGLPVTAVTEDTAPRGGLTFALWEPPLLPPPSGAPEPADPAEEVTAGAGVDAAPVRRSALRETADLLSDTVAAGVRTLAFVRSRRGAEVIATTARRSLDEAVPGLGARVAAYRSGYLREERRSLEQALLGGELLGLASTSALELGVDLVGLDAVLICGYPGTRASLWQQAGRAGRSGREALAVLVARDDPLDTYLVHHPEALFGRPVEATVLDPANPYVLGPQLACAAAESPLTPADLELFGEGAKEAVEALVAGGALRHRPTGWYWRHVGRPEVDLRGTGGMPVDVVESSTGRLLGTVDPASAHFQVHPGAVYLHQGVSYVVDHLDLDDGCALVHAEEPDWSTHPRDVTSLSVVSVRSYLDAGPVGMFLGEVDVTSQVVSYQRRRLASGEVLATLPLDLPARELRTVAVWFTVSPESLAAAGVEAAEVPGALHAAEHAAIGLLPLVATCDRWDIGGLSTANHPDTEAPTVFVYDGHPGGAGFAERAYRAAAQWLSATRDAIAECGCEAGCPSCVQSPKCGNGNNPLAKPEAVRVLDVVLSNLARVAPAEPDDLPPQTDRG, via the coding sequence CTGCTGGACCTGCTGCGCGCCCGCACCCCGGGCGGTGCGGGCGGCACCCCGGTCACACACGTCGAACGGGTACCGGCCCGTCCGGGCACGGCGGTCGACTGGCCGGAGTGGGTGCCGGCGGAGCTGCGCGCCGCCCTCGCCGGGCAGGGCGTGGTCGCGCCGTGGCGGCACCAGGCCGAGGCGGCCGGGCACGCGTACGCCGGCCGGCACGTGGTGGTCGCCACCGGCACCGCGTCGGGAAAGTCGCTCGCGTACCAGCTCCCGGCGCTGGCCACGCTGCTCACCGACCCCCGGGCCACCGTGCTCTACCTGGCCCCGACCAAGGCGCTCGCCGCCGACCAGCTCCGGGCCGTCGCCGCGCTCGGCCTCGACGGGGTACGCCCGGCGTGTTACGACGGCGACACCCCGCGCACCGAGCGGGACTGGATCCGTCAGCACTCCCGGTTCGTGCTGACCAACCCGGACATGCTGCACCACGGCATCCTGCCGGGGCACGCGAAGTGGTCCGGCTTCCTGCGCCGGCTGGCGTTCGTGGTGGTCGACGAGTGCCACACCTACCGGGGCGTCTTCGGGTCGCACGTGGCACACGTACTGCGCCGGCTGCGGCGGCAGGCGGCGCGCTATCCGGGTACCCGCAGGCCGGTGCCGGGGCAGCGGGGCGCGACCGGCGGTCCCGGGCCGGCACCGGACGGACCGGTCTTCGTGCTCGCCTCGGCGACCTCCGGCGACCCGGCGGCAGCGGCCGAGCGGCTGACCGGGCTGCCGGTCACGGCGGTCACCGAGGACACCGCGCCGCGCGGCGGGCTGACCTTCGCGCTCTGGGAGCCGCCGCTGCTGCCGCCGCCGTCGGGCGCCCCGGAGCCGGCCGACCCCGCCGAGGAGGTGACGGCGGGCGCCGGGGTGGACGCCGCACCGGTACGCCGCTCCGCGCTGCGCGAGACCGCCGACCTGCTCAGCGACACGGTCGCGGCCGGGGTCCGGACGCTGGCCTTCGTCCGGTCCCGACGCGGGGCCGAGGTGATCGCCACCACCGCCCGGCGCTCGCTGGACGAGGCGGTACCCGGGCTCGGCGCCCGGGTCGCCGCCTACCGGTCCGGCTACCTGCGCGAGGAGCGTCGCTCCCTGGAGCAGGCGCTGCTCGGCGGCGAGTTGCTCGGGCTCGCCTCGACCAGCGCGTTGGAACTCGGCGTCGACCTGGTCGGCCTGGACGCGGTGCTGATCTGTGGTTATCCGGGTACCCGGGCCTCGCTCTGGCAGCAGGCCGGCCGGGCCGGGCGCTCCGGCCGGGAGGCGCTGGCGGTACTGGTGGCCCGGGACGACCCGCTGGACACCTATCTGGTGCACCATCCGGAGGCGCTGTTCGGCCGGCCCGTCGAGGCGACCGTGCTCGACCCGGCCAACCCGTACGTGCTGGGGCCGCAACTGGCCTGCGCGGCGGCCGAGTCTCCGCTCACCCCGGCCGACCTGGAACTCTTCGGCGAGGGGGCGAAGGAGGCGGTCGAGGCGCTGGTGGCCGGCGGCGCGCTCCGGCACCGCCCGACCGGCTGGTACTGGCGGCACGTGGGGCGGCCCGAGGTGGACCTGCGCGGCACCGGCGGCATGCCGGTGGACGTGGTCGAGTCGTCGACCGGCCGGCTGCTCGGCACGGTCGACCCGGCGTCGGCGCACTTCCAGGTCCATCCCGGCGCGGTCTACCTGCACCAGGGCGTGTCGTACGTGGTGGACCACCTCGACCTCGACGACGGGTGTGCGCTGGTGCACGCCGAGGAGCCGGACTGGTCCACCCATCCCCGGGACGTCACCTCGCTCTCCGTCGTCTCGGTCCGCTCCTACCTCGACGCGGGGCCGGTCGGGATGTTCCTCGGCGAGGTCGACGTGACCAGCCAGGTGGTGTCGTACCAGCGCCGCCGGCTCGCCTCCGGCGAGGTGCTGGCCACCCTGCCGCTGGACCTGCCCGCCCGGGAGCTGCGTACGGTCGCGGTCTGGTTCACGGTCTCGCCGGAGTCGCTGGCGGCGGCCGGGGTGGAGGCGGCCGAGGTGCCGGGCGCGCTGCACGCGGCCGAGCACGCCGCGATCGGGCTGCTGCCGCTGGTCGCCACCTGCGACCGCTGGGACATCGGCGGGCTCTCCACGGCCAACCATCCGGACACCGAGGCGCCGACGGTCTTCGTCTACGACGGGCACCCGGGTGGCGCGGGATTCGCCGAGCGGGCGTACCGGGCGGCGGCGCAGTGGCTCTCGGCGACCCGGGACGCGATCGCCGAGTGCGGCTGCGAGGCCGGCTGCCCGTCCTGCGTGCAGTCCCCGAAGTGCGGCAACGGCAACAACCCGCTGGCCAAGCCGGAGGCGGTCCGGGTCCTCGACGTGGTGCTGTCCAACCTGGCCAGGGTGGCTCCGGCGGAGCCCGACGACCTGCCGCCACAGACTGATCGCGGATAG
- a CDS encoding STAS domain-containing protein: MDLSLTTRTIGDYTVLEVGGEVDVYTAPRLRERLVELIDGGARAIVVDLGRVDFLDSTGLGVLVGALKRLRPVGGTFGLICDKEPLLKIFRITALDQVFPIYPTVDAATSADSSGADA; this comes from the coding sequence ATGGATCTGTCGCTGACGACCCGCACCATCGGTGATTACACCGTGTTGGAGGTCGGCGGCGAGGTCGACGTCTACACCGCCCCGAGGCTGCGTGAACGTCTGGTCGAGCTGATCGACGGTGGGGCCCGGGCGATCGTGGTGGATCTGGGCCGGGTGGACTTCCTCGACTCGACCGGCCTCGGCGTGCTGGTGGGGGCGCTCAAGCGGCTGCGTCCGGTCGGCGGGACCTTCGGGCTGATCTGCGACAAGGAGCCGCTGCTCAAGATCTTCCGGATCACCGCGCTCGACCAGGTCTTCCCGATCTACCCCACGGTGGACGCCGCCACGTCGGCCGACTCCTCCGGTGCCGATGCCTGA
- a CDS encoding ATP-binding protein, with product MMSRVRLSFTPAPVHVRTARLVGVAVARRAGVPEELLDEVRLAIGEACARAVALHRQYGLSDLVLVEMSDGPAYTVRVIDRAPIEAGLGLAALPPDELADESLTDEALTVGVGFALLAGFVEDLQVRPVDEGIGTEVRMAWPLGR from the coding sequence GTGATGTCGAGGGTCAGACTCTCCTTCACCCCGGCCCCGGTCCACGTCCGCACCGCCCGGTTGGTCGGCGTCGCGGTGGCCCGGCGGGCCGGCGTGCCCGAGGAACTGCTCGACGAGGTACGGCTGGCGATCGGCGAGGCCTGCGCCCGGGCGGTCGCGCTGCACCGCCAGTACGGGCTGAGCGATCTGGTGCTGGTCGAGATGTCCGACGGTCCGGCGTACACGGTCCGGGTGATCGACCGGGCGCCGATCGAGGCCGGGTTGGGGCTGGCCGCGCTGCCGCCGGACGAGCTTGCCGACGAGTCGCTGACCGACGAGGCCCTGACGGTGGGTGTCGGGTTTGCCCTGCTCGCGGGCTTTGTCGAGGACCTCCAGGTGCGTCCGGTGGACGAGGGCATCGGCACCGAGGTCCGGATGGCCTGGCCGCTCGGGCGGTAG